In a single window of the Gadus chalcogrammus isolate NIFS_2021 chromosome 20, NIFS_Gcha_1.0, whole genome shotgun sequence genome:
- the LOC130373081 gene encoding dedicator of cytokinesis protein 9-like isoform X3 has translation MRAGCATMATPTQPETRKFTRGLGKPGTAAELRQSVSEVVRTSVLVVKPKVIEPLDYENVLVQRKTQILSDVLRDMLQFPLEDFQISTLRRQGRTVYPTVPENAEGRAQSLFVQECIRTYNSDWHVVNYKYEDYSGDFRQIPNKVSRPEKLAVHVFEVDEDVDKDEDTASLGSQKGGITKHGWLHKGNMNSAISVTMRSFKRRYFHLTQLGDGSYNLNFYKDEKISKEPKGTIFLDSCMGVIQNTKVRRFAFELKMQDKSTYLLAAEGEGEMEEWVATLNKILHSSFEVAMQDKRNGDLHDDDEMGKSDSSSGSMDSFQSARDIESKMRNETRFKLFTLDPDTQKLDFSGIEPDGKPFEEKFGKRILVNCNDLSFNLQSCVAENEEGPTTNVEPFYVTLSLFDIQNSRKISSDFHVDLNHPSVRGMLPNNGSHYINGGGDSVHGAQRLVHGVPEAAMQYPRKGVFSVTCPHPEIFLVARVEKILQGGITHCAEPYMKSSDSTKVAQKVLKNAKWACNRLGQYRMPFAWAARPLFKDASGTLDKSARFSALYRQDSNKLSNDDMFKLLADFRKPEKMAKLPVILGNLDVTIDSVAPDLTNCVTSSYIPVKSFDNGEKANILFEVEEFVPSIAKCSQPFTTYNNHLYVYPRQLKYDGQKAFAKARNIAVCIEVKDSDEEDALPLKCIYGRPGGQLLTKSALAAVLHHQHNPEFYDEFKIELPTQLHERHHLLFTFYHVSCDSNSKASTKKRDMVETQVGYAWIPLLKDGRMIMNESQASVASSLPAGYLSGQDGATKHSGPDVKWVDGGKPLFKVSTHLVSTVYTQDQHLHNFFQHCQSAAAQPPTSGGELVKYLKSLHAMESHVMINFLPTVLNQLFRVLTAASNEEVAVNVTRVMIHIVAQCHEEGLEHYLRSYVKFVFKTESFTASTTRLVHEELAKAMTAILKPSTDFLTSNKLLKYSWYFFEALVKSMAQYLIESGKVKLSRNQRFSASFHHTVETLVNMMMPHVTQKYKDNLDAARNANHSLAVFVKRCFTLMDRGFVFKQINNYIHCFMPGDPKTLFEFKFEFLRVICNHEHYVPLNLPMPFGKGRIQRFQDLQLDYSLTEDFCRNHFLVGLLLREVGGALQEFREIRGISIHVLKSLMIKHTFDDRYTNKSQQARLATLYLPLFGLLQENVNRLNVKEVTPFSVNHSNNNGRDDNLSGNALMTPPRSSTFLDNSLHKDVFGVISGTASPHTTSTPNINLVRNADSRGSLISTDSGSSLTEKHHDKASSLDKNQPASTLGSCLLRSDKLEQAEIKNLLMCFLHVLKSMSEDALFTYWSKASAVELMDFFTLVEVCLHQFRYMGKRYIARNQDGGAGPVAHERKAQTLPVSRSRAGMMHARLQQLSSLDNSHTFNHTYSHSEADVTSQSLLEANIATEVCLTVLDTLSIFIMGFKTQLCSDHGHNPLMKKVFEVHLCFLQINQSETALKQVFTSLRTFIYKFPCTFFEGRADMCASFCYEILKCCNSKLSSIRSDAAHLLYFLMKSNFDYTGRKSFVRTHLQVVIAVSQLIADVIGIGGTRFQQSLSIINNCANSDRTIKNTAFPSDVKDLTKRIRTVLMATAQMKEHERDPEMLVDLQYSLAKSYASTPELRKTWLDSMARIHVKNGDLSEAAMCYVHVAALVAEYLRRKGMFKQGCTAFRVVTPNIDEEASMMEDVGMQDVHFNEDVLMELLEECADGLWKAERYELISDIYKLIIPIYEKRRDFEKLAHLYDTLHRAYSKVTEVMHTGKRLLGTYFRVAFFGQGFFEDEDGKEYIYKEPKFTPLSEVSMRLLKLYAEKFGQENVKMIQDSGRINPKDLDSKFAYIQVTHVSPFLEEKELADRRTDFERSHNIRRFVFEMPFTVSGKKQGGVEEQCKRRTILTTTHCFPYVKKRIAVMYQHHTDLNPIEVAIDEMSKKVGEIQQLCSSSDVDMIRLQLKLQGSISVQVNAGPLAYARAFLDDASTKKYADNKVKQLKEVFRQFVEACGHGLSINERLIKEDQQEYHDEMKANYRDLARELSAIMHEQISPVEDGMKSVLPDSLHIFNAISGTPTGATIQGVPCTSSVV, from the exons TCCTTCAAGCGGCGGTACTTCCATCTGACCCAGCTGGGCGACGGCTCCTACAACCTCAACTTCTACAAGGATGAGAAGATCTCCAAGGAGCCCAAAGGAACCATCTTCCTGGACTCCTGTATGGGCGTCATCCAG AACACCAAGGTGCGGCGGTTCGCCTTCGAGCTGAAGATGCAGGACAAGAGCACCTACCTGCTggcggcggagggggagggcgagatGGAGGAGTGGGTGGCCACCCTCAACAAGATCCTCCACAGCAGCTTCGAGGTCGCCATGCAGGACAAGAGGAACGGGGACCTCCACGACG ACGACGAGATGGGGAAGTCGGACAGCTCCTCCGGGAGCATGGACAGCTTCCAG AGCGCGCGGGACATCGAATCCAAGATGAGGAACGAGACCAGGTTCAAGCTGTTCACCCTGGACCCCGACACGCAG AAACTGGACTTCTCGGGGATCGAGCCGGACGGGAAACCGTTTGAGGAGAAGTTTGGGAAGCGCATCCTGGTGAACTGCAACGACCTCTCCTTCAACCTGCAGAGCTGCGTGGCGGAGAATGAAGAGGGGCCCACCACCAAC GTGGAGCCGTTCTACGTCACCCTGTCCCTGTTCGACATCCAGAACAGCAGGAAGATCTCCTCAGACTTCCACGTGGACCTCAACCACCCCTCCGTCAGGGGCATGCTGCCCAATAACGGCAGCCACTACATCAACGGGGGCGGGGACTCTGTCCACGGAGCGCAGCGATTGGTCCACGGTGTTCCCGAGGCGGCCATGCAGTACCCCAGAAAG GGGGTGTTCTCGGTGACCTGCCCCCACCCGGAGATCTTCCTGGTGGCGCGCGTGGAGAAGATCCTGCAGGGAGGGATCACCCACTGTGCAGAGCCCTACATGAAGAGCTCCGACTCCACCAAG GTGGCGCAGAAGGTTCTGAAGAATGCCAAGTGGGCGTGCAACCGGCTGGGGCAGTACAGAATGCCCTTTGCCTGGGCAGCGAG GCCTCTGTTTAAAGACGCTTCCGGGACGCTGGACAAGAGCGCGCGCTTCTCGGCGCTGTACCGGCAGGACAGCAACAAGCTGTCCAACGACGACATGTTCAAACTGCTGGCAGACTTCAGGAA ACCTGAGAAGATGGCCAAGCTCCCGGTGATCCTGGGGAACCTGGACGTCACCATCGACAGCGTGGCTCCCGACCTCACCA actgtGTTACCTCGTCCTACATTCCCGTGAAGTCGTTCGATAACGGCGAGAAGGCCAACATCCTGTTTGAGGTGGAGGAGTTTGTTCCAAGCATCGCTAAGTGCTCCCAGCCGTTCACCACCTACAACAACCACCTGTACGTGTACCCCCGTCAGCTCAAGTACGACGGGCAGAAGGCCTTCGCCAAG GCCAGGAACATCGCGGTGTGCATCGAGGTCAAGGACTCTGACGAGGAGGACGCTCTGCCGCTGAAG TGTATCTACGGGCGGCCGGGGGGGCAGCTGCTCACCAAGAGCGCCTTAGCTGCAgtgctccaccaccaacacaacccCGAGTTCTACGACGAG ttCAAGATCGAGCTGCCGACCCAGCTCCACGAGAGGCACCACCTGCTCTTCACCTTCTACCACGTCAGCTGTGACAGCAACAGCAAGGCCAGCACCAAGAAGAGGGACATGGTGGAGACCCAAG tgggctACGCCTGGATCCCCCTGCTGAAGGACGGCCGGATGATCATGAACGAGAGCCAGGCCTCCGTGGCCTCCAGCCTGCCCGCCGGCTACCTCAGCGGCCAGGACGGAGCCACCAAG CACTCCGGCCCTGACGTCAAGTGGGTGGACGGAGGCAAGCCGCTCTTCAAGGTGTCCACTCACCTGGTCTCCACCGTGTACACCCAG gaTCAGCATCTGCACAACTTCTTCCAGCACTGCCAGAGCGCCGCAGCCCAGCCGCCCACGTCTGGGGGGGAGCTGGTCAAGTACCTGAAG agtCTCCACGCCATGGAGAGCCACGTGATGATCAACTTCCTGCCCACCGTGCTCAACCAGCTGTTCAGGGTTCTGACGGCGGCCTCCAACGAGGAGGTGGCGGTCAACGTCACGCG AGTGATGATCCACATCGTGGCTCAGTGCCATGAGGAGGGGCTGGAGCACTACCTGAGGTCCTACGTCAAG TTTGTGTTCAAGACGGAGTCGTTCACGGCGTCCACCACCCGGTTGGTCCACGAGGAGCTGGCCAAGGCCATGACGGCCATCCTGAAACCGTCCACAGACTTCCTCACCAGCAACAAGCTGCTGAAG tACTCCTGGTATTTCTTCGAGGCGCTGGTGAAGTCCATGGCGCAGTACCTGATCGAGAGCGGTAAAGTGAAG CTGTCGAGGAACCAGCGGTTCTCGGCGTCCTTCCACCACACGGTGGAGACGCTGGTCAACATGATGATGCCCCACGTGACCCAGAAGTACAAAGACAACCTGGACGCCGCCCGCAACGCCAACCACAGCCTGGCCGTCTTCGTCAAG CGGTGTTTCACTCTGATGGACCGAGGCTTCGTCTTCAAGCAGATAAACAACTACATTCACTGCTTCATGCCCGGTGACCCCAAG ACCTTATTTGAGTTCAAGTTTGAGTTCCTGCGCGTCATCTGCAACCACGAGCACTACGTCCCCCTCAACCTGCCCATGCCCTTTGGCAAGGGACGGATACAGAGGTTCCAAG ACCTCCAGCTGGACTACTCCCTGACGGAGGACTTCTGCCGGAACCACTTCCTGGTTGGGCTCCTCCTCcgggaggtgggcggggccctgCAGGAGTTCCGGGAGATCCGGGGGATCTCCATCCACGTGCTCAAGAGCCTGATGATCAAGCACACCTTCGACGACCGCTACACCAACAAG agtCAGCAAGCCAGACTAGCCACTCTCTACCTGCCCTTGTTTGGCCTGCTGCAAGAGAACGTCAACAGACTGAACGTGAAGGAAGTCACCCCATTCAGCGTCAACCATTCCAACAAC AATGGCAGAGACGATAACCTTTCGGGCAATGCCCTGATGACCCCTCCCAGGTCCAGCACTTTTCTGGACAACAGTTTACACAAAGATGTGTTTGGAGTCATCTCTGGCACTG CCTCTCctcacaccacctccacccccaacaTCAACCTGGTCCGCAACGCCGACTCGCGCGGCTCCCTCATCAGCACCGACTCCGGCAGCAGCCTGACGGAGAAGCACCACGACAAGGCCAGCTCCCTGGACAAG AACCAGCCGGCCTCCACCCTGGGCAGCTGCCTGCTTCGCAGTGACAAGCTGGAGCAGGCGGAGATCAAGAACCTCCTCATGTGCTTCCTCCATGTCCTCAAGAGCATGTCCGAAG ATGCTCTGTTCACCTACTGGAGCAAGGCCTCGGCGGTCGAGTTGATGGACTTTTTCACTCTCGTCGA AGTTTGCCTCCATCAGTTCAGATACATGGGGAAGAGATACATCGCCAG GAACCAGGATGGGGGGGCGGGACCCGTTGCTCACGAGCGGAAGGCTCAGACTCTGCCCGTGTCCCGCAGCAGGGCGGGGATGATGCATGCCCGCTTACAGCAGCTCAGCAGCCTGGATAACTCTCACACCTTTAACCACA CCTACAGCCACTCGGAGGCTGACGTGACGAGCCAGTCTCTGCTGGAGGCCAACATCGCCACGGAGGTGTGTCTGACCGTCCTGGACACCCTCAGTATCTTCATCATGGGCTTCAAG ACCCAGCTGTGCAGTGACCACGGCCACAACCCCCTGATGAAGAAGGTGTTCGAGGTCCACCTCTGCTTCCTGcagatcaaccaatcagagacgGCCCTGAAGCAGGTGTTCACCTCCCTGCGAACCTTCATCTACAAG TTCCCGTGTACGTTCTTCGAGGGCCGGGCCGACATGTGTGCGTCGTTCTGCTACGAGATCCTGAAGTGCTGCAACTCCAAGCTGAGCTCCATCCGCAGCGACGCGGCGCACCTGCTCTACTTCCTGATGAAGAGCAACTTCGACTACACGGGCCGCAAGTCCTTCGTCCGCACGCACCTCCAG gtgGTGATCGCTGTCAGTCAGCTGATCGCTGACGTCATCGGCATCGGAGGAACCCGCTTCCAGCAGTCCCTGTCCATCATCAACAACTGTGCCAACAGCGACCGCACCATCAAG AACACGGCGTTCCCGTCGGACGTCAAGGACCTGACCAAGCGGATCCGCACGGTGCTGATGGCCACGGCGCAGATGAAGGAGCACGAGAGGGACCCCGAGATGCTGGTGGACCTGCAGTACAGCCTGGCCAAGTCCTACGCCTCCACGCCCGAGCTCCGCAAGACCTGGCTGGACAGCATGGCCCGCATCCACGTCAAGAACGGGGACCTGTCCGAG GCGGCCATGTGCTACGTCCACGTCGCGGCGCTGGTAGCAGAATACCTCAGGAGAAAAG ggatGTTCAAACAAGGCTGCACGGCGTTCCGCGTGGTCACGCCCAACATCGACGAGGAGGCCTCCATGATGGAGGACGTGGGCATGCAGGACGTGCACTTCAACGAG GACGTTctgatggagctgctggaggagtgTGCGGATGGACTGTGGAAAGCGGAGCGCTACGAGCTCATCTCTGACATCTACAAGCTGATCATCCCCATCTATGAGAAGCGCCGGGACTTTGAG aaacTGGCCCATCTGTACGACACGCTGCATCGCGCGTACAGCAAGGTCACGGAGGTCATGCACACGGGGAAGCGGCTGCTGGGAACCTACTTCAGAGTGGCCTTCTTCGGCCAG GGATTCTTTGAGGACGAAGACGGCAAGGAGTACATTTACAAAGAACCCAAGTTCACTCCTCTGTCGGAGGTCTCCATGAGGCTGCTGAAGCTGTACGCTGAGAAGTTTGGACAGGAGAACGTGAAAATGATTCAGGACTCGGGGAGG ATCAACCCCAAAGACCTGGACTCCAAGTTCGCCTACATCCAGGTGACCCACGTGAGCCCCttcctggaggagaaggagctggcCGACCGCCGGACGGACTTCGAGAGGAGCCACAACATCCGCCGCTTCGTGTTCGAGATGCCCTTCACCGTGTCGGGGAAGAAGCAAGGCGGCGTGGAGGAGCAGTGCAAGCGGAGGACCATCCTGACCA cgacaCACTGCTTCCCCTACGTGAAGAAGCGCATCGCGGTGATGTACCAGCACCACACAGACCTGAACCCCATCGAGGTGGCCATCGACGAGATGAGCAAGAAGGTGGGCGAGATCCAgcagctctgctcctccagcgaTGTGGACATGATCCGCCTGCAGCTCAAGCTCCAGGGCAGCATCAGCGTCCAG gtgaacgCCGGACCACTGGCCTATGCCCGCGCCTTCCTTGACGACGCCAGCACCAAGAAGTATGCAGACAACAAGGTCAAGCAGCTCAAAGAGGTGTTCAG GCAGTTCGTGGAGGCGTGCGGCCACGGCCTGAGCATCAACGAGCGGCTGATCAAGGAGGACCAGCAGGAGTACCACGACGAGATGAAGGCCAACTACCGCGACCTGGCCCGCGAGCTGTCCGCCATCATGCACGAGCAG ATCAGTCCGGTGGAAGACGGGATGAAAAGCGTCCTCCCGGACTCGCTCCACATCTTCAACGCCATCAGCGGCACCCCGACCGGCGCCACCATCCAGGGGGTCCCCTGCACCTCCTCCGTGGTATGA